In the Haloferula helveola genome, one interval contains:
- a CDS encoding acetolactate synthase, whose protein sequence is MDPATLEPGEPVKQFSVMLQNRAGALASLTKLLRNNNIEMVGISVQDSRDATIARLVLTDPDLAEQIFIEKGIPFTTSTLVVIALKEAGPGLLQVLDTLMVAETNIDFAYALMPSAKGQALLAMHVEDHDFASTVLNQAGFKIVYQCDLSR, encoded by the coding sequence ATGGATCCCGCTACCCTCGAACCGGGCGAACCGGTGAAGCAGTTCTCCGTGATGTTGCAGAACCGCGCCGGCGCGCTTGCATCGCTGACCAAGCTGCTGCGTAACAACAACATCGAGATGGTCGGGATCAGCGTGCAGGACTCACGCGACGCGACGATCGCCCGGCTGGTCCTGACCGACCCGGACCTCGCCGAGCAGATTTTTATCGAGAAGGGGATCCCGTTCACGACTTCCACGTTGGTCGTGATCGCGCTGAAGGAGGCGGGTCCCGGGCTGCTGCAAGTTCTCGACACGCTGATGGTTGCCGAGACCAATATCGACTTTGCCTACGCCCTCATGCCCTCGGCCAAGGGGCAGGCGCTCCTCGCGATGCACGTCGAGGATCACGATTTCGCCTCGACCGTGCTCAATCAGGCGGGCTTCAAGATCGTCTACCAGTGCGACCTGAGCCGGTAG
- a CDS encoding S1C family serine protease: protein MRHLLLILLALALPAAAQTAIPQTPAAAPSEVYRSVVRIEAAVQVPDYGTPWNSGRFGGGIGTGFVIGKNQILTNAHVVSNARRLLITVHGSPKKYPAKVEFIAHDCDLALLSVEDFSDFESFPVFDIGGVPELESQVRVIGYPIGGQRLSVTRGVVSRVDFSSYSHSRADQHLVIQIDAAINPGNSGGPVLQDGKVIGVAFQGRRDADNTGYIIPTPVIRRFLKDIEDGTYDHYVDLAVSTFPLFNGAMRQALKLPNDDTGVLVTNVVPKGSCDGHLKPGDILVAIDGNPIDSAGQILIDGAKIDLNEIVERKFAGDTVQLRYRSGDTWHDEDIELKPLPQNRMYAIQYEVQPRYIVFAGLVFQPLDTNLFATEKFDDINVRRLYQDYLPEGVFTERKDIVILTRIESDPINSQLNGFTGLAVDKINGETVRTLDQAHELLHPENPPEFHVIELMGARRPLVIPSAEVDAANERIQRTYAIDQLSNLEE from the coding sequence ATGCGCCACCTCCTGCTGATCCTCCTCGCGCTCGCCCTTCCGGCAGCCGCCCAGACCGCAATCCCGCAAACTCCTGCGGCAGCCCCTTCCGAAGTCTACCGATCGGTCGTCCGGATCGAGGCCGCCGTTCAGGTGCCCGACTATGGCACTCCTTGGAACAGCGGCCGGTTCGGCGGTGGCATCGGAACGGGATTCGTCATCGGCAAGAACCAGATCCTCACCAACGCCCACGTCGTTTCCAACGCGCGGCGCCTGCTGATCACGGTCCACGGCAGCCCCAAGAAATACCCGGCCAAGGTCGAGTTCATCGCCCACGACTGCGATCTCGCGCTGCTGTCGGTCGAGGACTTCTCCGACTTCGAGAGCTTCCCGGTTTTCGACATCGGCGGCGTGCCGGAGCTTGAGAGCCAGGTCCGCGTGATCGGCTATCCGATCGGCGGCCAGCGGCTCTCGGTGACCCGCGGGGTCGTCTCCCGAGTCGACTTCTCCAGCTACTCCCACTCGCGGGCCGACCAGCACCTGGTGATCCAGATCGACGCCGCCATCAACCCCGGCAACTCCGGCGGCCCCGTCCTTCAGGACGGCAAGGTGATCGGCGTGGCGTTCCAAGGCCGCCGCGATGCCGACAACACGGGCTACATCATCCCGACCCCGGTCATCCGCCGTTTTCTCAAGGACATCGAGGACGGGACCTACGATCACTATGTCGATCTCGCGGTCTCGACCTTTCCGCTTTTCAACGGCGCAATGCGGCAGGCGCTCAAGCTGCCCAATGACGACACAGGCGTGCTTGTCACCAACGTCGTGCCGAAAGGGTCATGCGACGGCCACCTCAAGCCGGGAGACATCCTCGTGGCCATCGACGGCAATCCGATCGACAGCGCCGGCCAGATCCTGATCGACGGCGCCAAGATCGACCTCAACGAGATCGTCGAACGCAAGTTCGCCGGAGACACGGTGCAACTGCGCTACCGCTCGGGTGACACGTGGCACGACGAGGACATCGAACTGAAGCCGCTTCCGCAGAACCGGATGTATGCCATCCAGTACGAGGTGCAGCCCCGCTACATCGTCTTTGCCGGGTTGGTCTTCCAACCGCTCGACACCAACCTGTTTGCCACCGAGAAGTTCGACGACATCAACGTCCGGCGCCTCTACCAGGACTACCTTCCCGAAGGTGTCTTCACCGAGCGCAAGGACATCGTGATCCTCACGCGGATTGAGAGCGATCCGATCAACAGCCAGCTGAACGGCTTCACCGGACTCGCGGTCGACAAGATCAACGGCGAGACCGTGCGAACCCTCGATCAGGCCCACGAATTGCTCCATCCGGAGAACCCGCCCGAGTTCCATGTAATCGAGCTCATGGGCGCCCGCCGGCCGCTCGTGATCCCGTCGGCAGAAGTCGACGCTGCCAACGAGCGCATCCAGCGCACCTACGCCATCGACCAACTTTCAAACCTCGAGGAGTGA
- a CDS encoding GDSL-type esterase/lipase family protein — MIRWVLFWLWLGGFSVFGATKVAIIGDSISTGAHAKPQATNGYPAVLGRLLGDEFQVKPFAIGGHTLVRKSRAALMGKPIYQKALEFAPDVAVIMLGTNDSNSGGGNHWQYQADLETDLMAMVSDLRKANPEVLIHIAGPPPMYPEKSGLPSERIANLKERRERLAEIRKRFGVIAAKEPKVLIHDLARTFGPEETTDGVHPTTEGHAKLAAHLADVLPTKFDESFRAENELKEAGLEAKVSEFGGYARYDFKVPGAGCSGTIVSPKQAAAGRPWIWRARFFGHQPALDLELLDRGWHVAYCDVSNLYGAEPAMLRWDAMHEFMSKTLGLSPKPVLEGMSRGGLPIFNWAARHPNSVSAIYGDNPVCDFRTWPGGDGGKRSEGDWKRLLEVYGIDDAAAGKHDQVVDRLEPIAKAGIPVAVVLGMKDDVVPPKQNGEAVAAKYESLGGKVRVWRKPDAGHHPHGLHPPAELREFLLEATKRAGK; from the coding sequence ATGATTCGGTGGGTGCTTTTCTGGCTTTGGCTCGGTGGATTTTCGGTGTTCGGCGCGACGAAGGTTGCCATCATTGGTGATTCGATCTCGACCGGAGCCCATGCCAAACCACAGGCCACCAACGGCTATCCGGCGGTGCTCGGGCGATTGCTGGGTGACGAGTTTCAGGTGAAGCCCTTCGCGATCGGGGGACACACGCTGGTCCGGAAGAGCCGGGCCGCTCTGATGGGGAAGCCGATCTATCAGAAAGCACTCGAGTTTGCTCCGGACGTGGCGGTGATCATGCTCGGCACCAACGACAGCAATTCCGGCGGAGGCAACCATTGGCAGTATCAGGCGGATCTCGAGACCGATCTGATGGCAATGGTTTCCGATCTCAGGAAGGCGAATCCGGAGGTGCTGATCCACATCGCGGGTCCTCCGCCGATGTATCCGGAGAAGTCGGGGTTGCCATCGGAACGGATCGCGAACCTCAAGGAACGCCGCGAGCGATTGGCCGAGATCCGCAAGCGCTTCGGAGTCATCGCGGCGAAGGAACCCAAGGTGCTGATTCATGACCTCGCGAGAACCTTCGGGCCCGAGGAAACGACGGATGGCGTCCACCCGACGACGGAAGGGCACGCGAAGCTGGCCGCCCATTTGGCGGATGTTCTGCCGACGAAGTTTGACGAGAGTTTCCGCGCGGAGAATGAGCTCAAGGAGGCGGGATTGGAGGCCAAGGTCTCGGAGTTTGGCGGCTATGCCCGCTACGATTTCAAGGTTCCGGGCGCCGGCTGTTCGGGAACCATCGTTTCACCCAAACAAGCGGCTGCCGGACGTCCGTGGATCTGGAGGGCGCGATTCTTCGGTCACCAGCCTGCCTTGGATCTGGAGCTTCTCGATCGGGGATGGCATGTCGCCTATTGCGACGTCTCCAACCTGTATGGCGCCGAGCCTGCGATGCTTCGCTGGGATGCGATGCATGAATTCATGAGCAAGACGCTCGGGCTTTCACCGAAGCCGGTCTTGGAAGGCATGTCGCGCGGTGGACTGCCGATCTTCAACTGGGCGGCGCGGCACCCCAACTCGGTTTCGGCGATTTATGGCGACAATCCGGTTTGCGACTTCCGGACTTGGCCGGGTGGTGACGGAGGGAAGCGCTCGGAAGGTGATTGGAAGCGTCTCCTTGAGGTCTATGGAATCGATGATGCCGCGGCGGGGAAGCACGATCAGGTGGTCGACCGTTTGGAGCCGATCGCAAAAGCCGGCATCCCGGTCGCGGTGGTGCTCGGCATGAAGGATGACGTCGTGCCGCCGAAGCAGAATGGGGAAGCAGTCGCGGCGAAGTACGAGTCGCTCGGCGGCAAGGTGCGAGTCTGGCGCAAGCCGGATGCGGGGCACCACCCCCACGGTCTTCATCCGCCGGCAGAGCTGCGTGAGTTTCTTCTGGAAGCGACCAAGAGGGCTGGCAAGTAG
- a CDS encoding S1C family serine protease — MRAALLLPLLFLAGCERPTATSAPQPAPTTAPVEVEETAPEFDPTASVVRINSTRQGWNPGQPWEKNSPRKRRSLGAVVGDGKVLTTSEMVADATYVELETTDGRKLAPAKVAAVDYEANLALLSLEDPEDDFFAELTAVEIADPAKPGDELQIVQVENNGTPLVTRGPVQSLDIISNFLPGQFFLAYEVKASMQNSASSFTLPVFRDDKLAGLLTSYNSKDQLSDVTATDIVRRFIDDAADGSYEGFPSLGVSTSSTDDSNFRKWLKLPDEVGGVYVSSVRKDSGAEKAGLKEGDVVVGVDGHDIDQLGYYDDPDYGRLFWSHLVRGSKAVGETVELRVMRQGEPVTIEAILERRDNDSALVPAYTFDKAPNFLVKGGLVFQELSRPLLEAFGDEWQSRAPLELLDVLENPEKYEEKADRVVFLAGVIATPATVGYESLRNLIVSEVNGVEVRDMESLIKAFDNVPGDGLNAINFASEDFTVYLDEVVSTAVDGQLLERGLSRLSRSDEK, encoded by the coding sequence ATGCGTGCCGCACTTCTTCTTCCGCTGCTGTTTCTGGCGGGCTGCGAACGCCCGACCGCCACAAGTGCACCCCAACCCGCTCCGACCACCGCTCCGGTTGAAGTTGAGGAGACGGCTCCCGAATTCGACCCGACCGCCTCGGTCGTCCGAATCAACTCAACCCGCCAGGGATGGAACCCGGGGCAGCCGTGGGAGAAGAACTCGCCTCGCAAGCGCCGCTCGCTCGGTGCGGTGGTTGGCGACGGAAAGGTGCTCACGACCTCCGAGATGGTCGCCGACGCCACCTACGTGGAACTCGAAACGACCGACGGCCGCAAACTTGCTCCCGCCAAGGTCGCGGCGGTCGACTACGAAGCCAATCTCGCACTCCTCAGCCTGGAGGATCCGGAAGACGACTTCTTTGCCGAACTCACCGCCGTCGAGATCGCGGATCCCGCCAAGCCCGGCGATGAACTGCAGATTGTCCAGGTCGAGAACAACGGCACACCGCTCGTGACCCGGGGACCCGTGCAGAGCCTCGACATCATTTCCAACTTCCTGCCTGGCCAGTTCTTCCTCGCTTACGAGGTCAAGGCATCGATGCAGAACTCGGCCAGCAGCTTCACGTTGCCGGTCTTCCGCGACGACAAACTTGCCGGTCTTCTGACGAGCTACAACTCGAAGGACCAGCTCAGCGATGTCACCGCCACCGACATCGTCCGGCGCTTTATCGACGATGCGGCCGACGGCAGTTACGAGGGCTTCCCCTCGCTCGGGGTCTCGACGTCTTCCACGGACGATTCGAACTTCAGAAAGTGGCTCAAGCTTCCGGATGAAGTAGGAGGCGTCTACGTTTCGTCGGTCCGGAAGGACAGCGGAGCCGAGAAGGCGGGACTCAAGGAAGGAGACGTCGTGGTCGGCGTCGACGGTCATGACATCGACCAGCTCGGCTACTACGACGATCCGGACTACGGCCGTCTTTTCTGGAGCCACCTCGTGCGTGGATCAAAGGCTGTCGGCGAAACCGTCGAGCTCAGGGTGATGCGCCAAGGCGAACCGGTGACGATCGAAGCGATCCTCGAGCGTCGCGACAACGACTCCGCGCTCGTTCCGGCCTACACCTTCGACAAAGCACCCAACTTCCTCGTCAAGGGAGGCCTAGTCTTCCAGGAGCTCAGCCGTCCGCTGCTTGAGGCTTTCGGCGACGAGTGGCAGTCACGGGCTCCACTGGAGCTTCTGGATGTCCTTGAGAATCCGGAGAAATACGAAGAGAAAGCGGATCGGGTCGTGTTCCTCGCCGGGGTCATCGCGACTCCCGCCACGGTGGGCTACGAATCCCTCCGGAACCTGATCGTCTCCGAAGTGAACGGCGTCGAGGTCCGCGACATGGAGTCGTTGATCAAGGCCTTCGATAACGTGCCGGGCGACGGACTCAACGCGATCAACTTCGCGAGCGAGGACTTCACGGTCTACCTCGACGAAGTCGTCTCCACCGCCGTCGACGGACAACTGCTCGAGCGCGGACTGAGCCGGCTTTCGCGGAGCGACGAGAAATGA
- the tsaA gene encoding tRNA (N6-threonylcarbamoyladenosine(37)-N6)-methyltransferase TrmO, with product MVPIARLRTCFGEKFAVPRQPGLCPSAWGRLIFEPEFRSADAVRGIEGFSHLWLIFGFHLTEDKGWSPTVRPPRLGGNERVGVFASRSTFRPNGLGLSLVRLEAVRLDVSEGPVLDLGGVDLVDGTPVFDVKPYLPYAESVSDAASGYAVEAPTRHPVEGVENLEGFSERDRQVVIEALSLDPRPAAGREEPDREFGAMICGRNVRFRFEADVCRILGVT from the coding sequence ATGGTTCCGATCGCTCGCCTCCGGACATGCTTCGGGGAAAAGTTCGCCGTGCCCCGCCAGCCCGGCTTGTGTCCATCGGCATGGGGCCGCCTGATCTTCGAGCCCGAGTTTCGCAGTGCCGACGCGGTGCGCGGGATCGAGGGCTTCTCCCACCTGTGGTTGATTTTCGGATTTCATCTGACTGAAGACAAAGGCTGGAGTCCGACCGTCCGGCCTCCGCGTCTCGGCGGCAACGAACGGGTCGGAGTGTTCGCGAGTCGCTCGACCTTTCGGCCGAATGGTCTGGGCCTGTCGCTGGTGCGTCTGGAGGCGGTCCGCCTCGATGTCTCGGAAGGCCCCGTGCTCGATCTCGGTGGTGTCGATCTTGTGGACGGAACGCCGGTCTTCGATGTGAAGCCGTATCTGCCGTATGCGGAGTCCGTGTCCGATGCGGCGTCCGGATACGCGGTTGAAGCTCCGACCCGGCACCCGGTGGAGGGAGTGGAAAATCTCGAAGGTTTCTCCGAGCGGGACCGGCAGGTGGTGATCGAGGCATTGTCGCTCGATCCCCGTCCGGCTGCCGGCCGGGAAGAGCCGGATCGCGAGTTTGGAGCGATGATCTGCGGCAGGAATGTCCGCTTTCGATTCGAAGCGGACGTCTGTCGGATCCTCGGAGTGACTTAG
- a CDS encoding ankyrin repeat domain-containing protein, translating into MRIRLFWILPAFAGVLPLVSCKKEPGAGSREAVEEAGYELDAEAFFRAAESDDLKALESMIDAGIGVDARDAAGRTALHAAAGSGALKSIDFLLDRGLPVDAKDAKGRTPLMEALLRSTPETVRYLLRQGADPQQKDNENYKSLMLAVRDGRTVMVSELAPYVREDLDDALLAASILGQPKIIDELTNYGASIYARWEDGRTPLMLAAQNGQGDAVDMLLEIGANRFAMSESGMLAADYARQAGHADLADRLAGEPREGDFELEEPAELGAEMVMALGTEENDGVPMVDPGDEAVAVADGSTDAGSPDEGVDPAIASNDPEPQPGNEPADGSATPWNAPEPGEGGGALGQLPRHPRRGEVASLDGAVVGSGERPGRDDSASEGTHVGAGPRESDVPVIMRSYRQRELPLRVESTTPESATIRVPGGATFEVPKGEPIPGSQLKIVKIRRKMQSGKNDGGVPTEVSIVSVEDAGTGISRDLVVGLPALAHDPVALVEDSASGQYYVARTGQRFRSSDGREFIVGDVRPNQLVIEEVGSGEVSTLPLHGPRG; encoded by the coding sequence GTGAGAATTCGCCTTTTCTGGATACTGCCTGCCTTCGCCGGCGTCCTGCCGTTGGTTTCCTGCAAAAAGGAGCCGGGTGCGGGGAGTCGGGAAGCGGTCGAGGAGGCGGGCTACGAGCTCGATGCCGAGGCATTCTTCCGAGCTGCCGAGAGTGATGACCTGAAGGCCCTGGAGTCGATGATCGACGCGGGGATCGGTGTGGATGCGCGCGATGCCGCGGGTCGAACCGCCTTGCACGCTGCGGCGGGTTCGGGGGCTTTGAAGTCGATCGACTTCCTTCTCGACCGGGGATTGCCCGTCGATGCGAAAGACGCCAAGGGACGGACGCCGCTGATGGAGGCGCTGCTTCGTTCGACTCCGGAAACCGTGCGTTATCTCCTTCGGCAAGGGGCGGACCCGCAGCAGAAGGACAACGAGAATTACAAGTCACTGATGCTCGCGGTTCGAGACGGGCGGACGGTGATGGTCAGCGAACTGGCGCCGTACGTCCGCGAGGATCTGGATGATGCCCTGTTGGCGGCATCGATTCTCGGTCAGCCGAAGATCATCGACGAACTGACCAACTACGGCGCAAGCATCTATGCCCGCTGGGAAGATGGCCGGACGCCGCTGATGCTGGCGGCCCAGAACGGGCAGGGGGATGCGGTGGACATGTTGTTGGAGATCGGGGCCAACCGGTTCGCAATGAGTGAGAGCGGGATGCTGGCGGCCGACTATGCGCGGCAGGCCGGGCACGCCGACCTTGCCGATCGTCTTGCGGGCGAACCGAGGGAAGGGGACTTTGAATTGGAGGAGCCTGCCGAGCTGGGTGCGGAAATGGTGATGGCTTTGGGCACGGAGGAGAACGACGGCGTGCCCATGGTGGATCCCGGGGATGAGGCGGTGGCTGTGGCAGACGGGTCGACCGATGCCGGGTCACCGGATGAAGGTGTGGATCCCGCGATCGCATCAAACGATCCCGAGCCTCAGCCAGGCAACGAGCCTGCCGATGGTTCCGCGACGCCGTGGAATGCTCCGGAGCCGGGTGAGGGAGGCGGCGCATTGGGCCAGCTGCCTCGGCATCCGAGGCGAGGAGAAGTCGCCAGCCTCGACGGCGCGGTGGTGGGAAGTGGTGAAAGACCGGGCCGTGACGATTCTGCAAGTGAGGGCACCCACGTCGGAGCGGGGCCGAGAGAGAGCGATGTGCCGGTGATCATGCGCTCCTATCGCCAGCGGGAGCTTCCCCTGAGAGTGGAGTCGACCACACCCGAGTCGGCGACGATCCGTGTTCCGGGCGGCGCGACCTTCGAGGTTCCCAAAGGTGAACCGATTCCCGGGTCCCAGCTGAAGATTGTAAAGATCCGGCGCAAGATGCAGAGCGGCAAGAACGACGGAGGCGTTCCGACCGAGGTTTCAATAGTTTCGGTTGAGGATGCCGGCACGGGGATTTCCAGGGACCTCGTCGTCGGTCTTCCGGCCCTTGCGCACGATCCCGTCGCGCTTGTCGAGGACTCGGCATCGGGCCAATACTACGTGGCTCGTACCGGGCAGCGCTTCCGTTCGTCGGACGGAAGGGAATTCATTGTTGGCGACGTTCGCCCCAACCAGCTTGTGATCGAAGAGGTCGGCAGCGGTGAGGTGAGCACCCTTCCGCTGCACGGGCCGCGCGGCTGA